From Aedes albopictus strain Foshan chromosome 1, AalbF5, whole genome shotgun sequence, one genomic window encodes:
- the LOC109402620 gene encoding protein toll — protein sequence MMARALPLLALLLTHNLASSFPQHHHYSDYVLGGELVSGGGGGGGGTGGGSTGLSGPGGTGTGAGEQRFTCPEPATTTSDCTCMYASSDYEIQCPVINPEITVKIKPGIYAQIQCYEKQEFSDLPTLNVGNTTQVKIIHCPLPQRQSIKQFIKFLGVRNVKDFWYQNYGKNLGVRLIRQHFEGMQDLEKLFLSSGIEDIQPDLFADLPNLKWLMLRSNHVKLLHNVFDNLTNLVILELGANQITELEPGLFKNQRKLLHLNLWRNQLRNISKESFRGAETLEELDLSVNAIETLNSDVFTLLPNLNVLNLGFNRFTVLPENLLSENRKLREFKFINNQAPLQTLPEAFLGNLPQLKTVILNRCSFTHLPPSLFRGSSDITHMDLSYNQLGSVPELLLRDQLRLQDLNLAYNELESLPDRLLENTRELLTLRLSYNRLYNLTANIFASLDKLTELHLNNNFLHAIDRLTFSNTKALSKLYMQNNHLSFHDFTFVLQEQDIADTDGTPFQYLENLQILNLRNNSITTIFRDWNYNNLHLRELDLSYNNISTLSYLGLQFLSQDVRVNLTHNRISEIDLKDMEPIITSQRSQDDSKIYVYVNDNPLNCNCVIFSFVQYLLNELDSAVYRRIQFVADNLRCSEPQNLQDVHVSSLQTKDLFCQLDQPGTEIKHCPANCSCHVRPLDRGVIVNCTRQGLTEIPALPQPTMFGYNFIELHVEDNNITELPTENLTGYGKVAELYARNNAILELVPENLPSSLRILDVTQNKFAMLNQSVVEALNGSKTLESLHLSGNKWRCDCSSAQFLNFVQQNHRKIADMGQITCETGEEFSLITVNSLCSESVTTVIVVSVIMSILGLLIGLFTVLYFVYHMEIKVWLFTHNMCLWWVSEEELDKDKLYDAFISYSHKDEEFITEHLVPTLEKEPMNFKTCWHVRDWMPGELIPTQIAKSVEDSRRTIVVLSTNFLESVWGRMEFRTAHLTSMEEKRARVIVIIYGDIGSIEDLDPELKAYLKMNTYVKWGDQWFWDKLRYAMPHPPTVKGLKGKGLIKNHLKSSVDDKLELIKPVPVTPPQLTTPPAEMNGHPRSPPFTISNGKVVNGNGYHINGHVMNGHANGHINGAFVINSNAKQSDV from the exons ATGATGGCCCGGGCGCTCCCATTACTGGCGCTGTTACTCACGCACAATTTGGCAAGTTCATTTCCGCAGCACCACCACTACTCGGACTACGTGCTGGGCGGGGAACTGGTCAGTGGCGGCGGAGGTGGCGGCGGCGGAACCGGTGGAGGATCTACGGGACTCAGTGGACCGGGTGGCACAGGGACCGGCGCCGGTGAACAACGATTCACATGTCCCGAGCCGGCCACCACCACCAGCGATTGCACTTGCATGTACGCTAGCTCCGATTACGAAATTCAATGTCCCGTGATTAATCCGGAAATTACGGTGAAAATAAAACCTGGCATCTACGCGCAGATACAGTGCTACGAGAAGCAGGAGTTTAGCGACCTGCCAACGTTGAACGTCGGCAACACGACCCAGGTCAAAATCATCCATTGCCCGTTGCCGCAGCGGCAGTCCATTAAGCAGTTTATCAAATTCCTCGGCGTTAGGAACGTGAAGGATTTCTGGTATCAGAACTATGGGAAGAATTTGGGAGTGCGACTGATCCGACAACACTTTGAGGGCATGCAGgatttggagaaacttttcctCAGCTCAGGAATCGAAGACATCCAGCCGGATCTGTTCGCAGACCTGCCGAATCTGAAGTGGCTCATGCTACGAAGCAACCACGTAAAACTCCTGCACAACGTGTTTGATAACCTAACGAACCTGGTTATTCTTGAACTGGGAGCCAATCAGATCACCGAGCTTGAGCCAGGTCTGTTCAAGAATCAACGAAAACTGCTACATCTCAACCTGTGGCGTAACCAGCTACGAAACATATCCAAAGAATCTTTCCGTGGAGCGGAAACTCTCGAAGAACTGGATCTCTCCGTCAACGCAATCGAAACGCTCAATTCCGATGTGTTCACCTTGCTTCCGAACCTCAACGTTCTGAATCTGGGCTTCAACCGATTTACGGTTCTACCCGAGAACCTTCTCTCCGAAAACCGTAAGCTGCGGGAGTTCAAGTTCATCAACAACCAAGCTCCCCTACAAACCCTACCGGAAGCCTTCCTCGGAAACCTCCCGCAGCTGAAAACGGTCATCCTGAATCGCTGCAGCTTCACACATCTACCACCGTCACTGTTCCGGGGTTCCAGCGACATCACCCACATGGATCTGAGCTACAACCAGCTGGGATCCGTTCCGGAGTTGCTTCTACGCGATCAACTGCGTCTCCAAGACCTGAACCTGGCCTACAACGAACTGGAATCGCTTCCGGATCGTTTGCTGGAAAACACCCGAGAGCTACTCACCCTTCGGTTGTCCTACAACCGACTCTACAATCTTACTGC AAACATTTTCGCTTCCCTCGATAAGTTGACCGAGCTGCACCTGAACAACAACTTCCTGCACGCAATCGATCGGCTCACCTTCAGCAACACCAAAGCCCTCTCGAAACTGTACATGCAGAACAACCACCTTTCTTTCCACGACTTCACCTTCGTCCTCCAAGAGCAGGACATCGCCGACACCGATGGCACCCCATTCCAATACTTGGAAAACCTTCAAATCCTAAACCTGCGCAACAACAGCATCACCACCATCTTCCGGGACTGGAACTACAACAACCTGCATCTGCGCGAGCTCGATCTCAGCTACAACAACATTTCCACCCTGTCCTATCTCGGGCTGCAGTTCCTCTCGCAGGACGTCCGCGTCAACCTAACGCACAACCGAATCTCCGAAATCGACCTCAAAGACATGGAGCCCATCATCACGTCCCAGCGCTCGCAGGACGACAGCAAGATCTACGTCTACGTCAACGACAACCCCCTGAACTGCAACTGCGTCATCTTCTCGTTCGTGCAGTATCTCCTGAACGAGCTGGACAGCGCCGTCTACCGGCGGATCCAGTTTGTGGCCGACAATCTACGCTGTTCGGAACCACAGAACCTCCAGGACGTCCACGTATCCAGTCTGCAAACGaaagacctcttctgccagctgGATCAACCGGGCACGGAGATCAAGCATTGCCCGGCGAACTGCAGCTGCCACGTCCGACCACTCGATCGCGGAGTGATCGTCAACTGCACGCGCCAAGGCCTAACGGAAATACCCGCGCTGCCGCAACCCACCATGTTCGGGTACAACTTCATCGAGTTGCACGTGGAGGACAACAATATTACCGAGCTGCCGACGGAGAATTTGACCGGGTACGGTAAGGTCGCCGAACTGTACGCCAGGAATAACGCGATCCTTGAACTGGTTCCGGAGAATCTACCGAGCAGCTTGCGGATACTGGATGTGACGCAGAACAAGTTCGCCATGTTGAATCAATCGGTCGTCGAGGCTTTGAACGGGAGTAAAACGTTGGAGAGCCTGCACTTGTCGGGAAATAAATGGCGCTGCGACTGCAGCTCGGCGCAGTTCTTGAACTTTGTCCAGCAGAACCACAGGAAGATCGCAGATATGGGCCAGATAACGTGCGAAACCGGCGAAGAGTTCAGCCTGATCACGGTGAACAGCTTGTGCAGCGAAAGCGTGACTACGGTCATAGTCGTCAGCGTGATCATGTCGATATTGGGTCTGTTGATAGGACTGTTCACGGTGCTGTACTTTGTGTATCATATGGAGATCAAAGTGTGGCTGTTCACGCACAACATGTGCCTGTGGTGGGTCTCCGAAGAGGAACTGGACAAGGACAAGCTGTACGATGCGTTCATTTCGTACTCGCACAAGGACGAAGAGTTCATTACGGAGCACCTGGTGCCGACCCTGGAGAAGGAACCGATGAATTTCAAGACGTGCTGGCACGTGAGGGACTGGATGCCAGGTGAACTGATTCCAACGCAG attgcGAAATCCGTGGAGGACTCCCGACGAACGATCGTCGTCCTGTCGACCAACTTCCTCGAGTCCGTCTGGGGTCGCATGGAGTTCCGCACGGCCCATCTAACCTCGATGGAGGAGAAGCGTGCTCGGGTGATCGTCATCATCTACGGAGACATCGGAAGCATCGAAGACCTGGACCCGGAGCTCAAAGCATATCTCAAGATGAACACCTACGTCAAGTGGGGTGACCAGTGGTTCTGGGACAAACTACGCTACGCAATGCCTCATCCTCCGACCGTTAAGGGTCTCAAAGGCAAAGGTTTAATCAAGAACCACCTGAAAAGCTCCGTCGACGACAAACTTGAACTGATCAAACCGGTTCCGGTGACTCCCCCACAGTTGACGACTCCCCCGGCCGAAATGAACGGACATCCCCGATCGCCTCCGTTCACCATCTCCAACGGGAAGGTCGTCAACGGCAACGGTTACCACATCAACGGACACGTGATGAACGGTCACGCCAACGGCCACATCAACGGAGCCTTCGTTATCAACAGTAACGCCAAGCAGAGCGACGTATGA